From a single Nicotiana tabacum cultivar K326 chromosome 8, ASM71507v2, whole genome shotgun sequence genomic region:
- the LOC107795396 gene encoding putative serine/threonine-protein kinase PBL25, whose product MICFSCFSSNESTTSKRKCTKRKETSTTAVHPHRENLSPQQAQPWSSKPKTHHNKPHSHPPQRPQSSQPEKIRNVPAETRHQNSSKKDEENKNIAAQTFTYRELATATKNFRQEYLIGEGGFGRVYKGRLDKTGQVIAVKQLDRNGLQGNREFLVEVLMLSLLHDTNLVNLIGYCADGDQRLLVYEYMPLGALEDHLFDLPPDRTPLDWFTRMKIALNAAKGLEYLHHKANPPVIYRDLKSSNILLDKEFNAKLSDFGLAKLGPMGDNSHVSSRVMGTYGYCAPEYQRTGQLTVKSDVYSFGVVLLELITGKRAVDTTKNGHDQILVAWAEPIFKDTSRYTELADPLLKEDFPKRSFNQAVAIAAMCLQEDPAVRPLINDVVTALSFLWAESSDNGFVSSISPDPLPEVSADNESDNEEIKTSAKERQRAVAEAIEWGSNSRTQNERLP is encoded by the exons AtgatttgtttttcatgtttttcgTCCAATGAGAGTACAACATCCAAAAGGAAatgtacaaaaagaaaagaaacatcaACAACTGCTGTTCATCCTCATAGAGAAAACTTATCGCCACAACAAGCACAGCCTTGGTCGTCTAAGCCAAAGACGCATCATAATAAGCCACATTCTCACCCGCCGCAACGACCTCAGTCGTCGCAGCCAG AAAAAATAAGAAATGTTCCAGCAGAAACCAGGCACCAAAATTCATCTAAAAAGGATGAAGAGAACAAGAATATTGCAGCTCAGACTTTCACTTATAGGGAATTGGCAACAGCTACAAAGAATTTCCGCCAAGAATATCTGATAGGCGAAGGTGGATTTGGACGTGTTTATAAGGGCCGCCTTGACAAAACTGGCCAG GTTATAGCAGTAAAGCAGCTTGACCGTAATGGATTGCAAGGAAACAGAGAATTCCTTGTAGAAGTGTTGATGTTAAGCCTTTTGCACGATACAAATCTTGTAAATTTGATTGGATATTGTGCTGATGGAGATCAGAGACTTCTGGTGTATGAGTATATGCCATTGGGAGCATTAGAGGATCATCTTTTTG ATCTTCCACCAGATCGAACTCCACTGGATTGGTTCACAAGGATGAAAATAGCATTAAATGCAGCAAAGGGTCTTGAATATTTACATCATAAAGCCAATCCACCAGTTATTTACCGTGATTTGAAGTCCTCAAATATCTTGCTGGATAAAGAGTTTAATGCAAAATTATCAGACTTCGGTTTAGCCAAACTTGGACCAATGGGTGATAATTCCCATGTTTCTTCCAGAGTTATGGGAACTTATGGTTATTGTGCTCCAGAGTATCAAAGAACAGGACAACTTACTGTCAAATCTGATGTCTATAGCTTTGGTGTTGTTTTATTGGAGCTAATTACAGGAAAGAGAGCTGTTGATACTACAAAGAATGGACATGACCAGATTTTAGTTGCCTGG GCCGAGCCGATTTTCAAAGACACAAGTAGATACACAGAACTAGCAGATCCACTTCTTAAAGAAGACTTCCCAAAAAGAAGTTTCAATCAAGCAGTTGCTATTGCTGCAATGTGCCTACAAGAAGATCCAGCAGTACGTCCACTGATCAATGATGTTGTCACTGCTCTCAGTTTCCTTTGGGCTGAATCATCGGATAACGGATTCGTTTCGTCAATATCTCCTGATCCATTACCTGAAGTTTCAGCCGATAATGAAAGTGATAATGAAGAAATTAAAACATCTGCAAAAGAACGCCAGAGAGCAGTTGCAGAAGCCATAGAATGGGGTTCAAATTCAAGAACTCAAAATGAAAGATTACCATAG